Proteins from a single region of Streptomyces sp. TN58:
- a CDS encoding amino acid deaminase has product MASASDPVKDLAAEPVDHRFKGLPPDAQADGLTVGQLAAQRRGLHTGGFTTPVLTLDADALEHNLTALGTYAARHGLAFAPHGKTCMAPQLFRRQLDHGAWGITVAMPHQARVCRAFGIQTIFLANELVDAPALLWVADELAADPGFRFVCYVDSVRGVELMDAALQGRGATLDVVLELGAGAEGRTGLRTDAECQAVAEAVAASPSLRLAGVAGYEATMPGADADSVRAWLRRLTALAADLDKQGLFTGTGLDEVIVSAGGSEWFDAVAEVFTDIPQLSLPVLPLLRSGAYVSHDHGWYSGLTPFNRVPEEGGLLPAFRLWTQVVSRPTPGQAFVNAGKRDIAYDLGLPEVLAVRGARDGVERAAHGIRVTKLSDQHAWIETDADATGLEVGDWVSLGMAHPCTIFEKWPLIPVVEADGAVTDYVRTFF; this is encoded by the coding sequence ATGGCCAGCGCCAGCGACCCCGTCAAGGACCTCGCCGCCGAGCCGGTCGACCACCGGTTCAAGGGCCTGCCCCCGGACGCCCAGGCGGACGGCCTCACCGTCGGACAGCTCGCCGCCCAGCGCCGCGGCCTGCACACCGGCGGCTTCACCACCCCCGTCCTGACCCTCGACGCGGACGCGCTGGAGCACAACCTCACCGCCCTCGGCACCTACGCCGCCCGCCACGGCCTCGCCTTCGCCCCGCACGGCAAGACCTGCATGGCCCCGCAGCTCTTCCGCCGCCAGCTGGACCACGGCGCGTGGGGCATCACCGTCGCCATGCCCCACCAGGCCCGCGTCTGCCGCGCCTTCGGCATCCAGACGATCTTCCTGGCCAACGAGCTGGTCGACGCTCCCGCCCTGCTCTGGGTCGCCGACGAACTCGCCGCCGACCCCGGCTTCCGCTTCGTCTGCTACGTCGACTCCGTCCGCGGGGTAGAACTGATGGACGCCGCCCTGCAGGGCCGCGGCGCCACCCTCGACGTCGTCCTCGAACTCGGCGCCGGCGCCGAGGGACGCACCGGGCTGCGCACCGACGCCGAATGCCAGGCCGTCGCCGAGGCCGTCGCCGCGTCCCCCTCACTGCGCCTGGCTGGCGTCGCGGGCTACGAGGCCACCATGCCCGGCGCCGACGCCGACAGCGTCCGCGCCTGGCTGCGCCGCCTCACCGCGCTCGCCGCCGATCTCGACAAGCAGGGCCTCTTCACCGGCACCGGCCTGGACGAGGTCATCGTCAGCGCCGGCGGCAGCGAATGGTTCGACGCCGTCGCCGAGGTCTTCACCGACATCCCGCAGCTGTCGCTGCCCGTACTGCCGCTGCTGCGCTCCGGCGCGTACGTCTCCCACGACCACGGCTGGTACTCGGGCCTGACCCCCTTCAACCGCGTCCCCGAGGAGGGCGGCCTGCTCCCCGCCTTCCGGCTGTGGACCCAGGTCGTCTCCCGTCCCACGCCCGGCCAGGCCTTCGTCAACGCCGGCAAGCGCGACATCGCCTACGACCTCGGCCTGCCCGAGGTCCTGGCCGTGCGCGGCGCCCGCGACGGCGTCGAGCGCGCCGCGCACGGAATCCGGGTGACCAAGCTGTCCGACCAGCACGCCTGGATCGAGACGGACGCCGACGCCACCGGACTGGAGGTCGGCGACTGGGTCTCCCTCGGGATGGCCCACCCCTGCACCATTTTCGAGAAGTGGCCGCTGATCCCGGTCGTGGAGGCCGACGGCGCCGTCACCGACTACGTCCGCACCTTCTTCTAG
- a CDS encoding RidA family protein encodes MSEKTAVTPATHTVPPAKFSHGVRKGNILQVAGQVGFLPHVEGRPPTPAGPTLREQTLQTLENVRSVLEAGGAGWDDVMMIRVYLTDTAHFAEMNEVYDAYFEEQGLKEAPAARTTVYVGLPAGLLVEIDALAVLG; translated from the coding sequence GTGAGCGAGAAGACCGCCGTCACCCCCGCCACCCACACCGTCCCGCCCGCGAAGTTCTCGCACGGGGTGCGCAAGGGGAACATCCTGCAGGTGGCCGGGCAGGTCGGGTTCCTGCCGCACGTGGAGGGCCGGCCGCCGACGCCGGCCGGGCCGACGCTGCGCGAGCAGACCCTCCAGACGCTGGAGAACGTCCGCTCCGTGCTGGAGGCGGGCGGTGCGGGCTGGGACGACGTGATGATGATCCGCGTCTACCTCACCGACACGGCGCACTTCGCCGAGATGAACGAGGTCTACGACGCCTACTTCGAGGAGCAGGGGCTGAAGGAGGCCCCGGCCGCCCGCACCACCGTGTACGTGGGCCTGCCGGCCGGGCTGCTCGTCGAGATCGACGCCCTGGCCGTCCTGGGCTGA
- a CDS encoding IclR family transcriptional regulator, with translation MSQSVERALGILPLLAKGPAGLGDVADELGVHKSTALRLLRTLSERGFVYRRPDGRYRLGAQLFALAAEALENLDVREVARPHLAELNRATGHTVHLALHQDDEVVYVDKVDSRYPVRMYSRIGRPVPLTVAAVAKLLLADLPEGERRALAHRIEYPRYTARSTPDAEAFLRELDLVREQGWAADLGGHEESINCLGAPVRGPGGRVVAALSLSAPGVVVPAEGLLELLPQVLRTADAISQDCSGVQETE, from the coding sequence ATGAGCCAGTCGGTCGAAAGGGCGCTCGGCATCCTGCCGTTGCTCGCGAAGGGGCCCGCCGGGCTCGGCGACGTCGCCGACGAGCTGGGCGTGCACAAGAGCACCGCGCTGCGCCTGCTGCGCACCCTGAGCGAGCGCGGGTTCGTGTACCGCCGCCCCGACGGCCGCTACCGCCTCGGCGCGCAGCTCTTCGCGCTCGCCGCCGAGGCCCTGGAGAACCTCGACGTCCGCGAGGTCGCCCGCCCCCACCTGGCCGAACTGAACCGGGCCACCGGGCACACCGTGCACCTCGCGCTGCACCAGGACGACGAGGTCGTCTACGTCGACAAGGTCGACAGCCGCTACCCGGTGCGCATGTACTCCCGCATCGGCAGGCCCGTGCCCCTGACCGTCGCCGCCGTCGCCAAGCTGCTCCTCGCCGACCTCCCCGAGGGCGAGCGCCGGGCCCTCGCCCACCGCATCGAGTACCCCCGCTACACCGCCCGCTCCACCCCGGACGCGGAGGCCTTCCTGCGCGAGCTGGACCTCGTACGGGAGCAGGGCTGGGCCGCCGACCTCGGCGGCCACGAGGAGTCGATCAACTGCCTGGGCGCACCCGTGCGGGGGCCCGGCGGGCGGGTCGTCGCCGCGCTGTCGCTCTCCGCGCCCGGTGTGGTCGTCCCGGCGGAGGGGTTGCTCGAACTGCTGCCGCAGGTGCTGCGGACCGCCGATGCCATCAGCCAGGACTGTTCAGGAGTACAGGAGACAGAGTGA
- a CDS encoding nitroreductase/quinone reductase family protein, whose protein sequence is MHTLAVDWDHPTDPRPGARLDHVRAYVSTAGADGHLWHGVPTLLLTTLDRATGTTVRVPLVYGEDAGRYLVVASADGAPDHPRWYRNLTAHPEVRLQVGAATFTATAHTATATEREVYWEMMTALWPPFEDDQAAARPREIPLVILERHPDR, encoded by the coding sequence ATGCACACACTCGCAGTCGACTGGGACCACCCCACGGACCCACGACCCGGCGCCCGGCTCGACCACGTCCGCGCCTACGTCAGCACGGCCGGCGCCGACGGGCACCTGTGGCACGGCGTTCCCACCCTGCTGCTCACCACGCTCGACCGCGCCACCGGCACCACCGTGCGCGTCCCGCTGGTCTACGGCGAGGACGCGGGCCGCTACCTCGTCGTGGCCTCCGCAGACGGCGCCCCGGACCACCCCCGCTGGTACCGCAACCTCACCGCCCACCCGGAGGTCCGCCTCCAGGTGGGCGCCGCCACCTTCACAGCGACGGCCCACACGGCCACCGCGACGGAACGGGAGGTGTACTGGGAGATGATGACCGCCCTGTGGCCCCCGTTCGAGGACGACCAGGCGGCCGCCCGTCCCCGCGAGATCCCCCTGGTGATCCTGGAACGCCACCCGGACCGCTGA
- a CDS encoding arylamine N-acetyltransferase family protein, which translates to MTTKPADTPVPVPGPVSLPAVPSPTDHRPDRWSGEVLDLDAYLARIGYDGPREPTLAVLRDLQRAHTTGIPFENVHAVLGRELPLDLPSVEARLVRDRRGGYCFEHVLLFAAAVERLGFHVTGLIGRVSLGAPKVLPATHGLLAVTARDDDRVWLCDVGFGAGPFGPIELADGAHIAYEGWHHRLERRPGAHGIDQWWLYQTAPGPAGPDDTPGRVPTPWIDRHTFTLTAQYPIDYVVGSHFVGTNARSPFVRRLFAQRMTPAAHHSLDGLTLVTTLPDGTKTTEEIAPEALDGTLRTVFGIALTEEELSGIAARRQAADPV; encoded by the coding sequence ATGACCACCAAGCCAGCCGACACTCCAGTTCCCGTCCCCGGTCCCGTTTCCCTTCCAGCCGTACCCAGCCCGACCGACCACCGGCCCGACCGGTGGTCCGGTGAGGTGCTCGATCTCGACGCCTACCTGGCGCGGATCGGGTACGACGGCCCCCGCGAGCCGACCCTCGCCGTGCTGAGGGACCTCCAGCGCGCCCACACCACGGGCATTCCCTTCGAGAACGTCCACGCCGTCCTCGGCCGGGAGCTGCCGCTCGACCTGCCCTCCGTCGAGGCGCGCCTGGTACGGGACCGCCGCGGCGGCTACTGCTTCGAGCACGTGCTGCTCTTCGCGGCCGCCGTCGAACGCCTCGGCTTCCACGTCACCGGCCTGATCGGCCGGGTCAGCCTGGGCGCGCCCAAGGTGCTCCCCGCCACGCACGGACTGCTCGCGGTGACGGCCCGCGACGACGACCGCGTGTGGCTGTGCGACGTCGGCTTCGGGGCCGGTCCGTTCGGACCGATCGAACTGGCCGACGGCGCCCACATCGCGTACGAGGGCTGGCATCACCGGCTGGAGCGACGGCCCGGCGCCCACGGCATCGACCAGTGGTGGCTGTACCAGACCGCCCCCGGCCCCGCCGGGCCCGACGACACGCCCGGGCGGGTGCCGACCCCGTGGATCGACCGGCACACCTTCACCCTCACCGCGCAGTACCCGATCGACTACGTCGTGGGCAGCCACTTCGTGGGCACGAACGCGCGCTCGCCGTTCGTCCGCAGGCTCTTCGCGCAGCGCATGACCCCGGCCGCCCATCACAGCCTGGACGGTCTGACGCTCGTCACCACCCTCCCGGACGGGACGAAGACCACCGAGGAGATCGCCCCGGAGGCGCTGGACGGGACCCTGCGCACGGTGTTCGGGATCGCGCTCACGGAGGAGGAGCTGAGCGGGATCGCCGCCCGCCGACAGGCGGCGGATCCCGTCTGA
- a CDS encoding macro domain-containing protein — MKSLSIIAGDATSPQAAGPKVVAHVCNDLGGWGKGFVLAVSKRWREPEIAYRAWHRGRSGNDFGLGAVQMVRVKPDLWVANMVAQRGIRTGSAGPPIRYDALGRCLVALGEHAVELGASVHMPRIGCGLAGGVWPRVEPLITGALCERGVAVTVYDRG, encoded by the coding sequence ATGAAGTCGCTGAGCATCATCGCGGGGGATGCGACGAGTCCCCAGGCCGCGGGGCCCAAGGTCGTAGCGCACGTGTGCAACGACCTCGGGGGGTGGGGGAAAGGTTTCGTGCTGGCCGTATCGAAGCGGTGGCGTGAGCCGGAGATTGCGTATCGGGCTTGGCATCGGGGGCGCAGCGGCAACGACTTCGGGCTGGGCGCCGTACAGATGGTGCGGGTGAAGCCCGACCTGTGGGTGGCCAACATGGTGGCGCAGCGGGGGATACGGACGGGGAGCGCGGGCCCGCCGATCCGTTATGACGCCCTGGGGCGCTGCCTGGTCGCGCTGGGTGAACATGCCGTCGAGTTGGGGGCGAGCGTGCACATGCCGAGGATCGGGTGCGGGCTCGCGGGTGGCGTCTGGCCGCGCGTCGAGCCGTTGATCACCGGGGCGCTGTGTGAGCGCGGCGTTGCGGTGACCGTCTACGACCGGGGGTGA
- a CDS encoding carbohydrate-binding protein produces the protein MLKRHARAACTALAAAGMLLAGTGGAVADPAPTPAAPSAAATLRTADAPPELLAAMQRDLGLTPTQAKARLAHEAEAGATAARLRDRLGAAFAGAWVDGADAGTLTVATTRAADTAAIRAAGARAKLVPRTLADLDGAKAALDRAAGPATPVRYVDPRSNTLVVEETEAGAAARLLDATGTDAALVTVVRTDEAPRPLYDLRGGDAYYMNGSGRCSVGFPVTKGTVNGFATAGHCGRAGTTTTGFNRVAQGSFQASVFPGSDMAWVAANTSWTSTPYVKGSGGANVQVAGSVLQPVGASVCRSGSTTGWHCGTIQQHNTSVTYPEGTISGVTRTTVCAEPGDSGGSYISGSQAQGVTSGGSGNCSSGGTTFFQPLNPILSAYGLTLKVSGGDPGPGPGEPEPGGTWKAGTVYAAGATVTYGGATYRCIQGHQAQTGWEPPNVPALWQRA, from the coding sequence ATGCTCAAGCGACACGCCCGCGCGGCGTGTACCGCCCTGGCCGCCGCCGGGATGCTGCTGGCCGGGACCGGAGGCGCCGTCGCCGACCCGGCCCCAACCCCCGCGGCCCCCTCCGCGGCCGCAACGCTGCGGACCGCCGACGCTCCGCCCGAGCTGCTCGCCGCCATGCAGCGCGACCTCGGCCTGACCCCCACGCAGGCCAAGGCCCGTCTCGCCCACGAAGCCGAGGCCGGGGCCACCGCCGCCCGCCTCCGTGACCGGCTCGGCGCCGCCTTCGCCGGGGCCTGGGTGGACGGGGCCGACGCCGGCACCCTCACCGTCGCCACCACGCGGGCCGCCGACACGGCCGCGATACGCGCCGCCGGGGCCCGGGCCAAGCTGGTCCCCCGCACCCTCGCCGACCTCGACGGCGCCAAGGCCGCACTGGACCGGGCCGCCGGCCCCGCGACGCCCGTCCGCTACGTCGACCCGCGCTCCAACACGCTCGTCGTCGAGGAGACCGAGGCGGGTGCGGCCGCCCGGCTGCTCGACGCGACCGGCACCGATGCCGCCCTGGTCACGGTGGTGCGTACGGACGAGGCCCCGCGTCCGCTCTACGACCTGCGCGGCGGCGACGCCTACTACATGAACGGCAGCGGCCGCTGCTCCGTCGGCTTCCCCGTGACCAAGGGGACCGTCAACGGCTTCGCCACCGCCGGGCACTGCGGGCGGGCCGGGACCACCACCACCGGCTTCAACCGGGTCGCCCAGGGCTCCTTCCAGGCCTCGGTCTTCCCCGGCAGCGACATGGCCTGGGTCGCCGCGAACACCAGCTGGACCTCGACCCCGTACGTGAAGGGCAGCGGCGGCGCGAACGTGCAGGTCGCCGGCTCGGTGCTGCAACCGGTAGGGGCTTCGGTGTGCCGGTCCGGCTCGACCACCGGATGGCACTGCGGCACGATCCAGCAGCACAACACCAGCGTCACCTATCCCGAGGGCACCATCTCCGGCGTGACCCGTACGACGGTCTGCGCCGAGCCGGGGGACTCCGGCGGCTCCTACATCTCCGGGAGCCAGGCCCAGGGCGTGACCTCGGGCGGCTCCGGCAACTGCTCCAGCGGCGGCACGACCTTCTTCCAGCCGCTGAACCCGATCCTGTCGGCGTACGGACTGACGCTCAAGGTCAGCGGCGGCGACCCGGGCCCCGGCCCCGGTGAGCCCGAGCCGGGCGGCACCTGGAAGGCGGGCACCGTCTACGCGGCCGGCGCCACCGTCACCTACGGCGGGGCCACCTACCGCTGTATCCAGGGGCACCAGGCCCAGACCGGCTGGGAGCCGCCGAACGTACCGGCGCTCTGGCAGCGCGCCTGA
- a CDS encoding LysR family transcriptional regulator: protein MDLELRHLKIVRAVADAGSLTRAATVLGLAQPALSAQLKRVERALGGSLFVRGREGVRATALGELVLERARVLLPAVCELQEEAQRFARQGERGYRLGGTHGPLLGGLVDRLAEEEPGVAVTTYTSWSEREIAGSVAEGRLDFALVGVCGESAPPEPGRLAWMEVARDPVHVMLAEDHPLALGRAATDEVELAELAAEAWTDVPGDGCFGDCFAAACVRAGFTPACVYETDTASCVHLVQVGRAVGLCRATFPATPGVVTRPLAGTPLVWRHLLGWHPAGRVAARAVGVLGHARAAHAEALGRAAAGGSALRAAPGSAPGPAPDSASAALRSAVPWPAA from the coding sequence ATGGATCTGGAGCTGAGGCATCTCAAGATCGTCAGGGCCGTCGCCGACGCCGGGAGCCTGACCCGGGCCGCCACCGTCCTCGGTCTGGCGCAGCCCGCGCTCAGTGCGCAGTTGAAGCGGGTCGAGCGGGCGTTGGGCGGCTCGCTGTTCGTGCGGGGGCGGGAGGGTGTACGGGCGACCGCGCTCGGGGAGCTGGTGCTGGAGCGGGCCAGGGTGCTGCTGCCCGCGGTGTGCGAACTCCAGGAGGAGGCGCAGCGGTTCGCCCGGCAGGGGGAGCGGGGCTACCGGCTCGGCGGGACGCACGGGCCGCTGCTCGGCGGGCTCGTGGACCGGCTGGCGGAGGAGGAACCGGGGGTCGCGGTGACCACGTACACCTCCTGGTCGGAGAGGGAGATCGCCGGGAGCGTCGCGGAGGGACGCCTGGACTTCGCGCTGGTCGGAGTCTGCGGGGAGAGCGCGCCGCCGGAGCCCGGGCGGCTGGCGTGGATGGAGGTGGCGCGGGATCCGGTGCACGTGATGCTGGCCGAGGACCACCCCCTGGCCCTGGGGCGGGCCGCGACGGACGAGGTCGAGCTGGCGGAGCTGGCGGCCGAGGCGTGGACGGACGTACCGGGCGACGGGTGCTTCGGCGACTGCTTCGCCGCGGCGTGCGTGCGGGCGGGTTTCACGCCCGCCTGTGTCTACGAGACCGACACGGCCTCGTGCGTGCACCTGGTGCAGGTGGGACGGGCCGTGGGGCTTTGCCGGGCCACGTTCCCGGCGACCCCGGGGGTGGTCACGCGGCCGCTGGCCGGGACGCCGCTGGTGTGGCGGCACCTGCTCGGATGGCATCCCGCGGGGCGGGTCGCGGCGCGGGCGGTGGGGGTGCTGGGGCATGCGAGGGCTGCGCATGCGGAGGCCCTGGGGCGGGCGGCGGCTGGGGGATCGGCCCTGCGGGCGGCTCCGGGTTCGGCTCCGGGTCCGGCTCCGGATTCGGCTTCTGCGGCCTTGCGGTCGGCTGTGCCGTGGCCTGCGGCGTAG
- a CDS encoding N-acyl-D-amino-acid deacylase family protein, translating to MDLVLRGARVVDGTGGPSYIADVGVHEGRIAAVGRLSGGRETVDAHGLALAPGFVDMHAHSDLALLRDPDHSAKAAQGVTLEVLGQDGLSYAPVDDRTLDAVRAAIAGWNGPGDDIHFDWRTVGEYLDRLDRGFGGEGVALNAAYLVPQGTVRAHVVGWDDRPATAAELDRMRGLVADGLAQGAVGMSSGLTYTPGMYASRSELTALCRVVARHGGYYCPHHRSYGRGALTAYAEMVDLARDAGCALHLAHATMNFGENEDRAPELLALLDTALDAGADITLDSYPYTPGCTTLVALLPSWANAGGPEAVLARLRDDDQAARIRHALEQEGADGCHGVPVDWSTIEISGVTDPAYAAHVGTRVDGWDTARRLLIGDRLAPTILQHVGHEENVRAIMRHRAHTGGSDGILQGAKPHPRAYGTFPHYLGHYVRELGLLSLEECVAHLSGRPATRLRLPDRGLIRVGHRADLVLFDPDTVAAGATYERPRTPPTGIPYVLIGGRFVMRDGRRTQVLAGRSVRRTGSRTG from the coding sequence GTGGACCTGGTCCTGCGGGGAGCCCGGGTCGTCGACGGCACGGGCGGCCCCTCGTACATTGCCGACGTCGGCGTCCACGAGGGCCGGATCGCCGCCGTCGGCAGGCTGTCCGGGGGCCGCGAGACCGTCGACGCGCACGGTCTCGCCCTGGCTCCCGGCTTCGTGGACATGCACGCCCACAGCGACCTGGCGCTGCTGCGCGACCCGGACCACAGCGCGAAGGCCGCGCAGGGCGTCACCCTCGAAGTCCTCGGCCAGGACGGCCTGTCGTACGCGCCCGTCGACGACCGCACGCTCGACGCGGTCCGGGCCGCCATCGCCGGCTGGAACGGCCCCGGCGACGACATCCACTTCGACTGGCGCACGGTCGGCGAATACCTCGACCGGCTGGACCGCGGCTTCGGCGGCGAGGGCGTCGCCCTCAACGCCGCCTACCTCGTTCCCCAGGGCACCGTCCGCGCCCACGTCGTCGGCTGGGACGACCGCCCGGCGACCGCGGCCGAACTGGACCGGATGCGCGGGCTCGTCGCCGACGGCCTCGCCCAGGGCGCCGTCGGCATGTCCTCCGGACTCACCTACACCCCCGGCATGTACGCCTCGCGGTCCGAACTGACGGCACTGTGCCGGGTGGTGGCCCGGCACGGCGGCTACTACTGCCCCCACCACCGCAGTTACGGCCGGGGCGCCCTCACCGCCTACGCCGAGATGGTGGACCTGGCCCGGGACGCCGGCTGCGCCCTGCACCTCGCTCACGCCACCATGAACTTCGGCGAGAACGAGGACCGCGCCCCCGAACTCCTCGCCCTCCTCGACACGGCCCTGGACGCCGGCGCCGACATCACCCTGGACAGCTACCCGTACACCCCGGGCTGCACCACCCTCGTGGCCCTGCTGCCCAGTTGGGCGAACGCCGGCGGCCCGGAGGCGGTCCTCGCCCGGCTGCGCGACGACGACCAGGCCGCGCGGATCCGCCACGCCCTGGAGCAGGAGGGCGCCGACGGCTGCCACGGCGTCCCCGTCGACTGGTCGACGATCGAGATCTCGGGCGTCACCGACCCCGCGTACGCCGCCCACGTCGGCACCCGCGTGGACGGCTGGGACACCGCCCGCCGGCTCCTGATCGGCGACCGGCTCGCGCCGACGATCCTCCAGCACGTCGGCCACGAGGAGAACGTCCGGGCGATCATGCGCCACCGCGCCCACACCGGCGGCTCCGACGGCATCCTCCAGGGCGCGAAACCGCACCCGCGCGCGTACGGCACCTTCCCCCACTACCTGGGGCACTACGTCCGCGAGCTCGGGCTGCTGTCGCTGGAGGAGTGCGTCGCGCACCTGTCCGGCCGCCCCGCGACCCGGCTGCGCCTGCCGGACCGCGGCCTGATCCGGGTGGGCCACCGCGCGGACCTCGTCCTCTTCGATCCCGACACGGTCGCCGCCGGCGCCACGTACGAGCGGCCGCGCACGCCGCCCACCGGGATCCCCTACGTCCTGATCGGCGGCCGCTTCGTGATGCGCGACGGGCGCAGGACCCAGGTGCTGGCCGGACGTTCGGTGCGCAGGACCGGCTCCCGGACCGGGTGA